The DNA region TCCGAGCTGATCCAGCGCGAGCGCGCCGATCATGCTCGCGATTTCGCGGTGCTGTCGTGACGGAGCTGGGCTCAACCGGTTGGCCTTGTCTCTCCCCTTGTGGGAGAGGTGGGCGCCGCCGCTCAAGAAAACGTGGTGAGACATGATGGCTGAAGACGCGCAACGCTCGAGACTCGGACGCGGCCTTGCCGCGCTGATCGGCGACGTCACGGCCGATACGGCTCCGGCGCGGCCGGATGCCGCGGGGCCGCGACGCGCTCCTGTCGAGATGCTGCGGCCAAATCCCCGCAATCCGCGGCGCAGCTTCGACGATACCGAGCTCGACGAACTCGCGAGCTCGATCCGCAGCAAGGGGTTGATCCAGCCGATCGTGGTACGCCGCGTGCCGGGACAGGTGTCGCAATTCGAGATCATCGCCGGCGAGCGCCGCTGGCGCGCCGCGCAAAGGGCAGGCCTTACCGACGTGCCGATCGTCGTCGTCGAGGCCGATGACCGTACATCGCTAGAATTCGCGATCATCGAGAATGTCCAAAGGGCCGATCTCAACCCAATAGAAGAGGCAATCGGTTATCAAAACCTGATCGGCGAGTTCACCTATACGCAAGCGGACTTGGCGGAATCGGTTGGAAAGAGCCGCAGCCATATCACCAATACGCTCAGATTGCTGAAGCTGCCGGAGGATGTCCAAGCTCTGCTCAGCGATGGCAGCCTTTCGGCCGGCCATGGTCGGGCCTTGCTGGCCGTTGCGGATCCCTCGAGCGTCGCCAAACGGGTGGTGAGCAACGGCCTCAGCGTCCGTGAGGCCGAGGAAATCGCCCAGCGCGAGGCGCGCAAAGAACGGCCAGCGCCGGCGCGGCCGCCCGAAGCCGATGAGCCCGATGGCCGCGCCGACATCGCGGCGCTCGAGAAGGCGCTCGAAAGCTATCTCGGCTTGCCGGTCGCCATCCGGCACGGCGCGCAGGGCGGCGAGCTGCGCATCCGCTACCGCACTGTCGAGCAGCTCGACGGGATCTGCAAAAGCCTGACGGGGTGAGGCGATCCACGATCGCGTGTAGCCGGCTTATGTATTTCATTTGCCGGGTATCTTAACGACCCCTTCTCCGTCATGGCCGGGCGTCGGCCCGGCCATCCACGCCTTCCTCGGAACGGCGTCTCGTGAAGCCGCGAAACAGCGCTCGGCGGTCAAGGAAAGCAAGACGTGGATGGCCGGGACAAGCCCGGCCATGACGAAGGAACGCACCGCCCGATATCGCGAGTCGACGCCCTATCGCGAAGCCGAATGCGGGCGGGCGTGGCGGGCGATGCGCCAGAACGCCATGCGGGCCACCGATTCGGCCGACAGCGCCGAGCGACGAATGCGCCGGATCGCCGCATTGAGATCGGCCAGTGCGCCATCGAGCGCCGAGGCGTTCCAAATCCCGAGCTGGCGTGTGACCAGCCCTTCACGCCTCCAGAAGAGGCGCATATCTCTCGCGGCCTGGGCGAGCGGCGCGCCGCTATCGATGGAACTCCTCGCCTCGGAGAGCGCGAAGGCGTGGCGCAATGCCGCCCCGAGCAGCGGGTCGGCGCCGAGCCTTTCGGCGAAGGCCCGCGACAATTCCTGATCGAGCGCCGCGTAATCACCGCCAAAGGCCGCGTCGATCACACCGTTGATCGCGACCGCATTGGCGTCGACGATGATGGTCGCAATATCCTCGCTGGTGATCGTCTTCTCGCCCGCCTTATAGAGAACGAGCTTGTCGATCTCGGCCCGCGACTGACGCCGGTCCTCGCCCAGAGCCCCGATCAGATCGCGCTTGGCGCCGGCCTCGATCGCAAGGCCGGCTTCGCGCAGGATGTCGTCGACGAGCTGGGCGTTCTCGCGCGGCCCTCCGGCATAGCAGGCGAGGGCCGCCGCCCGGGGCGACTGTTCGCACAGGCTGCGCAAGGCCGATTGCTTGGCGAGGTCGCCCGCCTGGATCACCACCAGGTTCTCGGATGTCGGACCCTGCAGCAACAGCTTCACGCTGCGATCGATCGGCTTGTCGAGCCCGTTGACCCAGATCGCCTTGCGGGTCCCGAACAGTGCGATGCTGCCTGCCTCCTCGATGAGACGTTCGGGGCTCGAGGCCAGCTGGTCGCCGCCGATGCGCACCAGCTGGAAGGGATCGTTCAGATCGGGAACGGCGGCCGCAAGCAGCGTCCGACAACGCTCGTCGACGAGGCCCGCATCAGGACCGAAGACCAGGATGACTTCGATCCCTTTGGGCGGCCGCCGAACAAAGCCTTCCGTTTCAGAGGGTTTGACGGCGACCATGTCTGTCTCGAACCAGATCTGTCTCGAAAGTCTATCTCACTCGGGTCTTTCTCACCTCTGATCGAGGAGGGCGATGCCGATGCGCGTGCGGATCTGGTCTGCAAGCACACCCGCCGCGCGGATCTCCGCATCGCGGGCGGCCCGGACATTGGCGAAGCGCTGTTGCGAGCGGTCATAGGAGGCCGTCGAGCTGGCGCTGCCCTTGGCGACCTCTTTGTCGGAGCCGAGCTCGGCCAGGCGATAATCTGCGGTCAGCGTGATGGAAGCTGCGTCGGAGGTGAGTGTGTGCAGGTTCACGATCAAGCCGCCGATCGTCTCCTTCGTGGTCACGGTCAGCCGGTATCTGGGCGGCGGCCGGTTGCCGCTGCCGTCAGTCTCGAATTTGAGCTCCTCGGCGAGGTAATGGCCGACGCGGTCCGGAATCGGCGCGACCTCGACCTGCGCCAATTGGGCGTTCACGCCGTTCGGCCCGTAGAGCGGGTGGATGCAGCCCGACACTGTCAGCATCAGCAGGCTGGCGAGCGCCGGACCGGCAAGACCTATGCGAGAGGAGAGCCCGAAGCGAGAGGAGAGACCGAAGCGAAACCGATCAAATGACGACATTGACGATCCTTCCGGGCACCAGGATGAATTTGCGCAAGGCGCGGCCTTCCATGGCCCGCTGCACCGCATCGAGCGACAGGACGGCGGCTTCGATCTCGGCTCCGTCGGCCTCGCGCGGCACGGTGACATCGGCGCGTCGCCTGCCGTTGACCTGAACCGGCAAGGTGATCGTCGCCTCGGTGAGGAGCTCGCGCTCCAGCTTCGGCCAGGGCGCATGCGCCACGAGCCCTTGCGCGCCCAAGGCCTCCCAGCATTCCTCGGCGAGGTGAGGCGCCATCGGGGCGGTGATCAGGACCAGGATATGCATCGCCTCCGACAAGGCCTCGGCGATATCGGGCTGCGCGGCCTCGACCTCGTCGAGCTCGGACATCGCGGCCTGCAGCGCATTGGCGAGCTCGCGGATATGGGCGATGCAGACATTGAAGCGGATGTTCTCGATGTCGGTCTCGACTTGCGCCAGGGCTCGATGCGCGGCCTTGCGGATCGCCAAAGCTGCCGGAGAGACGGATGCGGGCGCGCCATTCGACGGCCAAGTCCGATCGCCGATCACCGATTTCGCGTCGCCGACAAGGCGCCACAGGCGCTGCACGAAGCGCGCCGCGCCCTGCACCCCGTCCTCGCTCCAGATCACATCGCGTTCGGGGGGCGAATCCGACAGCATGAACCAGCGCGCCGTGTCGGCCCCGTAGGTGTCGATGATGTCGTCCGGATCGACGGTGTTGCGCTTCGACTTCGACATCTTCTCGATGCTGCCGATGCCGACCGGCTCGCCCGTCGCCGCATTGACGGCGCGCCGCACGCCGCCCTCGTTTGAGATCGTCACTTCGGCCGGGCTCAGCCAGGACCCGTCATCCGCCCGATAGGTCTCATGCACCACCATGCCTTGGGTGAAGAGGCCGGCGAAAGGCTCCTCGATGTCGACATGACCGGTCTTGCTCATCGCCCGCATGAAGAAGCGCGAATAGAGCAGATGCAGGATCGCATGCTCGACGCCGCCGATATATTGGTTGACCGGCATCCATTTCATCGCGGCCTTGCTGGCCGGCGCGTCGACCCAAGGATCGGTGAAGCGCACGAAATACCAGGAGGAATCGACGAAGGTGTCCATTGTGTCGGTTTCGCGCCGCGCGCCCTTGCCGCAGCGCGGGCAATCGACATGCTTCCAGCTCGGATGCCGATCGAGCGGGTTTCCGGGTCGGTCGAAACTGACGTCGTCGGGCAAGCGCACCGGGAGGTCCTCGACCGGGACCGGCACGACGCCGCAAGCCTCGCAATGGATGATCGGAATCGGACAACCCCAATAGCGCTGGCGCGAGATGAGCCAGTCGCGCAGGCGGAAATTCACCTTGCGGGCCGCGATCGGCCGGCCGTCGCGGCTCTCCGCCTCGAGGCGGCGCGCCACCTCCTCCTTCGCCTGCGGCACCGTCATGCCGTCGAGGAAGCGCGAATTGATGATCACGCCATCGTCGAGGTATGCGGTGTCGCCGATCACGAAGGTCGCGGGGTCGACGCCCGGCGGGCAGACCACCGGCGTTGCGTCGAGCCCGACGCTGCGTACGAAATCGAGGTCGCGCTGGTCATGGGCCGGACAGCCGAAGATGGCGCCCGTGCCGTAATCCATGAGCACGAAATTGGCGACGAAGACCGGCAGCTTCCAGCGAGCGTCGAAGGGATGGATCGCCTTGATGCCGGTATCGTAGCCCTTCTTCTCGGCGCGCTCGATCGCCTCTTGCGCGGTGCCGAGCTTGCGGCACTCCTCGATGAAGGCCGCGAGCTTCGGATCAAGGCTCGCAGCTTTCACGGCAAGCGGGTGATCGGGTGATACCGCGACGAATTTCGCGCCGAACAGAGTGTCCGCCCGGGTGGTGTAGATCTCGGCCTCGGTCGGTCCGCCCTGAACCGTCGCCGGATCGAGGAAGAAGCGGACCGTCAGGCCTTCGGAGCGCCCGATCCAGTTGCGCTGCATCAGGCGTACTTTGTCCGGCCAGCGGTCGAGCCCGTCCAGCGCCTTCAGCAGATCTTCCGCATAAGCGGACACCTTGAAGAACCATTGGGTCAGCTCGCGCTGCTCGACCGGCGCGCCGGATCGCCAGCCGCGCCCATCCACCACCTGCTCATTGGCGAGAACGGTCTGGTCGACCGGATCCCAATTCACCTTCGCGGTCTTGCGATCGACGAGACCGGCGCTGAGGAAGTCGACGAACAGGCGCTGCTGCTGCTTGTAATATTCGGGGTCGCAAGTCGCGATCTCGCGGCTCCAGTCGAGCGATAGCCCCATCGATTGCAGCTGGGCGCGCATCGCCGCGATATTGGCGTAGGTCCACTCCTTCGGGTGAACCTTGCGCTCCATGGCGGCGTTCTCGGCCGGCAGGCCGAAGGCATCCCAACCCATCGGATGCAGGACATTGAAGCCCCTGGCGCGCCGGTAGCGGGCGACGACGTCGCCCATCGCGTAGTTGCGCACATGGCCCATATGGATGCGCCCTGACGGGTAGGGGAACATCTCGAGCACATAATAAGTCGGGCGCGCATCATCGTTCTTCGTCTCGAAGACGCGCTCGTTCTTCCAGACGGCTTGCCATTTCCGCTCGGATTCGCGGGTATTATAACGCTCGGACATCGACATGAAGCAGTCCCTTACCGCGGCCGACTTAGGCTACGTTGGGCGCCGGGGTCAACATGAAGCGCGCCTCTTCGGGCGATGGCTGGACGAAAAGCCGCCATTGTGGCGCCGCCGCCGCTTTCCCCGCGCAAACAGCGAGGCGCTGCCTTACCGCAACCTGCCGATGATGGCCCGCAAATAGCGGCTCAGCTCGGCTCGATCCCGAGCGCTCAGATCGGTGAGCAGCATCTCCAAACGCTGTTCGGCCGAGACCGCGATCGTCCGGTAAAGCTGCAAGCCTTTCTGGGTCAAGGTGCCGACCATCCGCCGCTTATCGGCGGGATCGAGGCGGCGCTCGAGCCGTCCGTGCCTCGCCAGCCTGCGCAGCGCCCGGCTCGCCGTCATCACGTCGACGCCGCTCGCCTCGGCGACGTCGATATTGGCGAGCCCAGACTTCGAGGCGAGCACCATCATGCAGCGCCATTCGGCGAGAGTGAGGTCATGTTTGCGCCCGAGCGTGTCGGCGAAAGGGCGAGCCATCAGGTTCGCCGCAAGCAGCAAAAGGAAGGCCGGCGTGTCGGTGAGATCTAACCCCTTTGCCATGCTGTTCCTTTGCCTGAGCAGGCGCCGAGCGACAGAACCCGCCCCCACCGGCGAAAGGCTCGAGGATGAATAGGATGCGGCCATTGGGCCCATATAGGCATGATTCCGCGAGCCGCCACTCCCGTGGTGCTCACGAATTCACGATCCTTTGCCGGCTCCGTGCGGCGGGATTGGTGGATCCTTGCGAAATCTCGTTTCAATGCAAAGATATACGCCCACGGCCGATTTGGTGCCAGCTCCGGGACCGCGACCGTCTCGGTCGCCCTTCTTCCCGGCGGCGCTCCGGTCCGGTCGTCTCAAGAGCAGGCGGGAGAGGCTGTGAGTTTTTGAAATGATGAGGAAGGGCGGTGTCCAGAACGTCGCGGAGAACGGGGCCGGCATCGACAGAGCAAATTCTTGAAGGCCCTTTCCGACCATTTTCGTTATTTACTCACAGCAAAACAGGCGGGTCTCGGCAAGTTTTTCCCACAGTTTCAAAAACTCACAAGCTCGGACGCCCGCGATCCCAAGAAAGCTCGCCCCCGGCGCGAGGCGTAAGGCTGCTGCTTGGTCGACGATCAGCCTGCGCGCCTTTGCGTGCCGGAAGCTGCTGCCGCCAAGGCCTCGTCGCGCAGCGCCCTGCGCAGCACCTTGCCGACATTGGTCTTGGGCAAGGTGTCGCGGAAGACCACATGTCTCGGCACCTTATAGGCGGCAAGACGCTCGCGGCACCAGGCCCGCACCACATCCTCGGTGAGGTTCAGCGAGCGGCTGACCACATAGGCCGTCACCGCCTCGCCGGAATGCTGGTCGGGCAAGCCGATCGCCGCGACCTCGATCACGTCGGGATGGCTGGAGATCACCGCCTCGACCTCGTTCGGCGTGACCTTCAGGCCCGACACCGAGATCA from Rhizobiales bacterium GAS188 includes:
- a CDS encoding chromosome segregation DNA-binding protein, which translates into the protein MAEDAQRSRLGRGLAALIGDVTADTAPARPDAAGPRRAPVEMLRPNPRNPRRSFDDTELDELASSIRSKGLIQPIVVRRVPGQVSQFEIIAGERRWRAAQRAGLTDVPIVVVEADDRTSLEFAIIENVQRADLNPIEEAIGYQNLIGEFTYTQADLAESVGKSRSHITNTLRLLKLPEDVQALLSDGSLSAGHGRALLAVADPSSVAKRVVSNGLSVREAEEIAQREARKERPAPARPPEADEPDGRADIAALEKALESYLGLPVAIRHGAQGGELRIRYRTVEQLDGICKSLTG
- a CDS encoding DNA polymerase III, delta subunit; translated protein: MVAVKPSETEGFVRRPPKGIEVILVFGPDAGLVDERCRTLLAAAVPDLNDPFQLVRIGGDQLASSPERLIEEAGSIALFGTRKAIWVNGLDKPIDRSVKLLLQGPTSENLVVIQAGDLAKQSALRSLCEQSPRAAALACYAGGPRENAQLVDDILREAGLAIEAGAKRDLIGALGEDRRQSRAEIDKLVLYKAGEKTITSEDIATIIVDANAVAINGVIDAAFGGDYAALDQELSRAFAERLGADPLLGAALRHAFALSEARSSIDSGAPLAQAARDMRLFWRREGLVTRQLGIWNASALDGALADLNAAIRRIRRSALSAESVARMAFWRIARHARPHSASR
- a CDS encoding LPS-assembly lipoprotein — protein: MSSFDRFRFGLSSRFGLSSRIGLAGPALASLLMLTVSGCIHPLYGPNGVNAQLAQVEVAPIPDRVGHYLAEELKFETDGSGNRPPPRYRLTVTTKETIGGLIVNLHTLTSDAASITLTADYRLAELGSDKEVAKGSASSTASYDRSQQRFANVRAARDAEIRAAGVLADQIRTRIGIALLDQR
- a CDS encoding leucyl-tRNA synthetase, which translates into the protein MSMSERYNTRESERKWQAVWKNERVFETKNDDARPTYYVLEMFPYPSGRIHMGHVRNYAMGDVVARYRRARGFNVLHPMGWDAFGLPAENAAMERKVHPKEWTYANIAAMRAQLQSMGLSLDWSREIATCDPEYYKQQQRLFVDFLSAGLVDRKTAKVNWDPVDQTVLANEQVVDGRGWRSGAPVEQRELTQWFFKVSAYAEDLLKALDGLDRWPDKVRLMQRNWIGRSEGLTVRFFLDPATVQGGPTEAEIYTTRADTLFGAKFVAVSPDHPLAVKAASLDPKLAAFIEECRKLGTAQEAIERAEKKGYDTGIKAIHPFDARWKLPVFVANFVLMDYGTGAIFGCPAHDQRDLDFVRSVGLDATPVVCPPGVDPATFVIGDTAYLDDGVIINSRFLDGMTVPQAKEEVARRLEAESRDGRPIAARKVNFRLRDWLISRQRYWGCPIPIIHCEACGVVPVPVEDLPVRLPDDVSFDRPGNPLDRHPSWKHVDCPRCGKGARRETDTMDTFVDSSWYFVRFTDPWVDAPASKAAMKWMPVNQYIGGVEHAILHLLYSRFFMRAMSKTGHVDIEEPFAGLFTQGMVVHETYRADDGSWLSPAEVTISNEGGVRRAVNAATGEPVGIGSIEKMSKSKRNTVDPDDIIDTYGADTARWFMLSDSPPERDVIWSEDGVQGAARFVQRLWRLVGDAKSVIGDRTWPSNGAPASVSPAALAIRKAAHRALAQVETDIENIRFNVCIAHIRELANALQAAMSELDEVEAAQPDIAEALSEAMHILVLITAPMAPHLAEECWEALGAQGLVAHAPWPKLERELLTEATITLPVQVNGRRRADVTVPREADGAEIEAAVLSLDAVQRAMEGRALRKFILVPGRIVNVVI
- a CDS encoding DNA-binding transcriptional regulator, MarR family, translating into MAKGLDLTDTPAFLLLLAANLMARPFADTLGRKHDLTLAEWRCMMVLASKSGLANIDVAEASGVDVMTASRALRRLARHGRLERRLDPADKRRMVGTLTQKGLQLYRTIAVSAEQRLEMLLTDLSARDRAELSRYLRAIIGRLR